One genomic window of Punica granatum isolate Tunisia-2019 chromosome 1, ASM765513v2, whole genome shotgun sequence includes the following:
- the LOC116214307 gene encoding xyloglucan galactosyltransferase MUR3: MRRRSPTSTPSELMEKGSAKNQHSRLCFLACLSAFFWSLLLYFHFVILGGSAGDESVKLGPVSFNTDPAPSRLAGSRPFLGDPQLANDAGLQDPPVTSSSDFHTPELTVDTSLRDPLSTPDPRTSEANDRPDSSEARESEEPSFPFMRALQTIENKSDPCGGRYIYVHDLPPRFNEDMLKDCKKLSLWTNMCKFTSNAGMGPPLENTEGVFSNTGWYATNQFAVDVIFNNRMKQYDCITHDSSLAAAIFVPFYAGFDIARYLWGYNISVRDAASLDLADWLMKRPEWSIMEGKDHFLVAGRITWDFRRLTENENDWGNKLLFLPAAKNMSMLVVESSPWNANDFGIPYPTYFHPAKDSDVFLWQDRMRKLERKWLFSFAGAPRPDNPKSIRGQIIDQCKRSEGGKLLECDFGESKCHSPSSIMQMFQSSHFCLQPQGDSYTRRSAFDSMLAGCIPVFFHPGSAYTQYTWHLLKDYMRYSVFIPEDDIRKRNVSIEERLKQIPPEQVNKMREEVINLIPSLIYADPRSKLETLKDAFDVAVQAVIDKVTRLRRNMVEGRTEYDNFIEENSWKYALLEEGQREVGAHEWDPFFSKPKKEGEGDNGGSSAEAAKNSWKNEQRAQS, translated from the coding sequence ATGAGACGCCGATCACCGACAAGCACGCCATCTGAGCTGATGGAGAAGGGGTCGGCCAAGAACCAACACTCCCGGCTCTGTTTCTTAGCTTGTCTGTCTGCATTCTTCTGGTCCCTGTTGCTGTACTTCCATTTCGTTATTCTTGGGGGGAGCGCAGGGGACGAATCCGTCAAGTTAGGCCCTGTTTCATTTAATACCGATCCTGCTCCTTCGCGGCTGGCCGGTTCCCGGCCGTTCTTGGGGGATCCCCAGTTAGCCAATGATGCCGGTCTGCAAGATCCGCCGGTGACTAGTTCGTCTGATTTCCATACGCCTGAACTGACAGTGGATACTTCTTTGAGAGATCCTCTGAGCACACCTGACCCCCGTACAAGTGAAGCCAATGATCGTCCTGATTCATCCGAGGCACGGGAAAGTGAGGAGCCGAGCTTCCCTTTCATGAGGGCTCTTCAGACGATCGAGAACAAGAGCGATCCCTGCGGTGGAAGGTACATATATGTCCACGACCTGCCCCCGAGGTTCAATGAGGATATGCTCAAGGACTGCAAGAAACTGAGCCTCTGGACCAACATGTGCAAGTTCACGAGTAATGCTGGCATGGGCCCACCCCTTGAGAACACCGAGGGGGTCTTCTCCAACACAGGATGGTATGCCACAAACCAGTTTGCTGTGGATGTGATCTTCAACAACCGGATGAAGCAGTACGACTGCATCACACATGATTCATCTCTTGCTGCTGCTATCTTTGTCCCATTCTATGCGGGTTTTGATATTGCGAGGTATCTCTGGGGCTACAACATCTCAGTTCGAGATGCTGCATCACTAGATTTGGCTGATTGGCTCATGAAGAGGCCCGAGTGGAGCATCATGGAAGGGAAGGACCATTTCCTTGTTGCGGGTAGGATCACTTGGGATTTTAGGCGATTGACAGAGAATGAAAATGATTGGGGCAACAAGCTACTTTTTCTCCCCGCGGCGAAAAACATGTCAATGCTTGTGGTCGAGTCGAGCCCTTGGAATGCGAATGACTTTGGGATTCCATACCCCACGTATTTTCATCCCGCCAAGGACTCTGATGTGTTCCTCTGGCAAGATCGAATGAGGAAATTGGAGCGGAAATGGCTGTTTTCTTTTGCGGGAGCCCCTCGTCCTGATAATCCCAAGTCGATACGTGGCCAGATCATTGACCAGTGCAAGAGATCTGAAGGTGGCAAGCTGTTGGAATGCGATTTTGGGGAGAGCAAGTGTCATTCTCCGAGCAGCATCATGCAGATGTTTCAGAGCTCGCATTTCTGTCTTCAACCTCAGGGTGATTCATACACTCGAAGGTCTGCTTTTGACTCTATGCTTGCAGGATGTATTCCTGTGTTCTTTCACCCAGGATCAGCCTACACACAATACACTTGGCACCTTCTGAAGGACTACATGAGATATTCTGTTTTTATCCCCGAGGATGATATCAGGAAGCGTAATGTTAGCATCGAGGAAAGGCTCAAGCAGATTCCCCCGGAGCAGGTGAATAAAATGAGGGAGGAGGTTATTAATCTTATCCCGAGTCTGATATATGCTGATCCTAGATCAAAGTTGGAGACTCTCAAGGATGCCTTTGACGTAGCTGTTCAGGCGGTTATAGACAAGGTCACAAGGCTGAGGAGGAATATGGTGGAAGGACGGACAGAGTACGATAACTTCATAGAGGAGAATAGCTGGAAGTATGCTCTCTTGGAGGAAGGCCAGCGGGAGGTTGGAGCCCACGAGTGGGACCCCTTCTTTTCAAAGCCGAAGAAGGAGGGCGAGGGAGACAATGGAGGGTCTTCTGCAGAAGCCGCAAAGAATTCGTGGAAGAATGAACAGAGGGCTCAGTCATGA
- the LOC116193237 gene encoding tetratricopeptide repeat protein 4 homolog, with amino-acid sequence MALWMEAGAEPKTESEMVDLDAIAALKESAAIELKEKGNEYVKKGKRHYKDAVDCYTRAINQKVPSDSDNSTLYANRAHVNLLLGNYRRALSDSEEAIKLCPTNVKAYYRAVKACLSLNLLEEAKTYCETGLEKDPGNEELKRLNQKIDSQIMECRKREAEVSDAVAAAKGLLSAIEDRKLKIGKAMYQELTGLKKPILDKNNILHWPVLLLYAEVMSSDFIEDFCETDMFSAHLDTVFSEPLPWDTNNNYTRDAIELYYEVGSAVPTSRSRILKYFLEGTAAANVDLECDEDSAAATSNQNFSTGDGSSKWMEVNERRTLHDVLKEPNMIIPGIPVFFVISKTSSFYQVFKSGKWTPGF; translated from the exons ATGGCTCTGTGGATGGAGGCGGGTGCGGAGCCCAAGACTGAGAGCGAAATGGTGGACCTTGATGCCATCGCTGCCCTCAAAGAGTCTGCTGCTATCGAGCTCAAG GAGAAAGGCAACGAGTATGTCAAGAAGGGGAAAAGGCATTATAAAGATGCTGTAGATTGCTACACAAGGGCGATTAACCAGAAAGTTCCTAGTGACTCGGATAACTCGACTCTTTACGCAAATAGAGCGCATGTCAATCTGCTGCTTGGAAACTATAGGCGCGCTCTTTCGGATTCCGAGGAGGCAATCAAGCTGTGTCCTACAAACGTCAAG GCATATTATCGAGCAGTCAAAGCATGTCTATCACTGAATCTGTTAGAAGAAGCCAAGACATACTGCGAGACTGGACTTGAGAAGGACCCAGGTAATGAGGAACTGAAAAGGCTTAATCAGAAGATTGATTCTCAGATTATGGAGTGTCGAAAGCGTGAAGCTGAAGTTTCAGatgctgttgctgctgctaAG GGCCTCCTTTCAGCAATTGAGGACCGGAAATTGAAGATCGGGAAGGCAATGTATCAGGAACTCACGGGTCTGAAAAAGCCCATCTTGGACAAGAACAATATCCTTCATTGGCCCGTCCTCCTCTTGTATGCAGAGGTTATGTCGAGCGACTTCATTGAGGATTTCTGCGAGACAGACATGTTTTCAGCTCACCTTGATACA GTCTTTTCAGAGCCTTTGCCTTGGgatacaaataataattacacTCGCGATGCTATTGAGTTGTACTATGAG GTCGGTTCTGCAGTCCCCACGTCAAGGTCGAGAATTTTAAAGTATTTCTTGGAAGGAACTGCAGCTGCTAATGTGGATCTTGAATGCGATGAAGATTCAGCAGCTGCTACTTCTAATCAAAATTTCTCTACAG GAGATGGTTCATCCAAGTGGATGGAAGTGAACGAAAGAAGAACACTCCATGATGTTCTCAAGGAGCCTAATATGATTATCCCCGGAATCCCTG TGTTCTTTGTCATCTCGAAAACCTCGAGCTTCTATCAAGTTTTCAAATCAGGAAAGTGGACGCCAGGATTCTGA
- the LOC116198659 gene encoding subtilisin-like protease SBT1.2, with the protein MEAEKIWSLAVITFSLCLASLVMAEEDSALRTYIVQLHPNGPTRIPATSELLHRWHISFVRDSMSSSEESEDPSSRILYSYRSAMEGFAARLSQLEVASLRRLPGVIAVRPDRKLQVHTTYSYKFLGLGTSASGAWARSGFGRGMIIGVLDTGVWPESPSFDDRGMPPVPRKWKGVCQEGQDFNSSNCNRKLIGARFFTKGHRVASAPSPDNPNAVLEYVSPRDSHGHGTHTSSTAGGVSVPMASVLGNGAGVARGMAPEAHIAVYKVCWLTGCYSSDILAAMDVAIRDGVDVLSLSLGGFPIPLYDDSIAIGSFRAMEHGISVVCAAGNNGPIMSSVANEAPWIATVGASTLDRRFPALVRLGNGKFLYGESMYPGNRLANSGKKLELVYVAGGDKGSEFCFRGSLPRDKVRGKMVVCDRGVNGRAEKGEVVKEAGGAAMILANTEINDEEDSVDVHVLPATQIGFREAIRLKAYINSTRRATARLVFGGTVIGKSRALSVALFSSRGPSLTDPGILKPDVIAPGVNIIAAWPQNLGPSSLPEDSRRVNFTVMSGTSMACPHVSGIVALIRSAHPKWSPAAVKSAIMTTADVTDHSGKPIMDGDKPARIFAMGAGHVNPPRAINPGLIYDISSNDYITHLCTLGYGTSDIFTITHRNVSCHELLRKNRGFSLNYPSISVTFKDKATRKMIRRRVTNVGDPHSVYTVEVEEPEGVRVRVRPRRLVFEHKNQVLSYRVWFISRTMGVKSSEGQLTWVHSENRVRSPVSVTWKHK; encoded by the coding sequence atgGAAGCAGAAAAGATTTGGTCTCTTGCTGTCATCACCTTCTCACTCTGTCTTGCTTCACTTGTCATGGCGGAAGAGGACAGTGCTCTCCGGACTTACATAGTCCAGCTCCACCCCAATGGGCCCACAAGAATTCCCGCCACCTCCGAGCTCCTCCACCGGTGGCACATCTCCTTCGTTCGGGATTCCATGTCGTCATCTGAGGAAAGCGAGGACCCTTCGTCTCGGATTCTCTACTCATACCGCTCTGCCATGGAAGGTTTCGCTGCACGCCTCTCCCAACTGGAGGTTGCCAGCCTGAGGAGGCTGCCCGGTGTTATAGCCGTGAGACCTGACAGGAAACTCCAGGTTCATACGACTTACTCGTATAAGTTCCTGGGGCTCGGCACCTCGGCCTCGGGGGCATGGGCGCGGTCTGGATTCGGGAGGGGGATGATAATCGGAGTGCTGGATACTGGGGTCTGGCCTGAGAGTCCGAGCTTTGATGATCGTGGGATGCCGCCGGTTCCCAGGAAGTGGAAGGGAGTATGCCAGGAAGGGCAGGATTTCAACTCCTCGAATTGCAACCGCAAACTCATCGGGGCAAGGTTCTTCACCAAGGGACACCGCGTGGCTTCAGCCCCATCGCCAGATAACCCCAATGCAGTGCTCGAGTATGTGTCCCCAAGGGACTCGCATGGCCATGGGACCCACACTTCGTCGACTGCCGGGGGAGTCTCGGTGCCTATGGCGAGCGTCCTTGGTAATGGTGCAGGCGTGGCCCGGGGGATGGCACCTGAGGCCCACATTGCCGTGTACAAGGTCTGCTGGTTGACCGGTTGCTATAGCTCGGATATTCTGGCAGCAATGGACGTTGCAATCCGGGACGGGGTAGATGTCCTCTCCTTGTCACTGGGCGGCTTCCCTATACCTCTTTATGATGATAGCATAGCGATCGGGAGCTTCCGGGCAATGGAGCATGGAATCTCGGTTGTGTGCGCGGCAGGGAACAATGGCCCGATAATGAGCTCAGTGGCCAACGAGGCACCATGGATTGCAACTGTTGGCGCAAGCACCCTTGACCGAAGATTTCCAGCTCTTGTCCGATTGGGGAATGGGAAGTTCCTCTATGGCGAATCCATGTACCCAGGGAACCGACTGGCCAATTCAGGCAAGAAACTCGAGCTGGTTTATGTTGCCGGTGGGGACAAGGGAAGCGAGTTCTGCTTTAGAGGTTCGCTTCCTAGAGATAAAGTCCGTGGAAAAATGGTAGTTTGCGACCGGGGAGTAAACGGGCGAGCTGAGAAGGGTGAAGTAGTTAAGGAAGCTGGTGGAGCAGCGATGATCCTAGCGAACACGGAGATAAATGACGAGGAAGACTCGGTGGACGTCCACGTCTTGCCAGCAACACAGATAGGTTTTAGAGAGGCCATTCGCCTCAAAGCTTACATTAACTCCACCAGAAGGGCAACAGCTCGACTGGTGTTTGGCGGGACAGTGATTGGCAAGAGCCGTGCACTGTCAGTGGCTCTGTTCTCATCTCGAGGACCAAGCCTTACTGACCCGGGGATTTTGAAGCCCGATGTCATTGCTCCTGGTGTGAATATTATTGCAGCTTGGCCCCAAAACCTGGGCCCGAGCAGCCTCCCAGAGGATTCTAGGAGAGTGAACTTTACTGTTATGTCGGGGACTTCCATGGCGTGCCCTCATGTTAGCGGTATCGTCGCCCTGATCAGGTCGGCCCATCCAAAGTGGAGTCCAGCAGCAGTTAAGTCCGCTATCATGACCACTGCAGACGTGACAGACCACTCTGGGAAGCCGATCATGGATGGCGACAAGCCCGCCAGGATATTCGCAATGGGGGCGGGCCACGTGAACCCTCCGAGGGCCATCAATCCGGGGCTCATATACGATATTAGTTCTAATGACTACATCACACACTTGTGCACGCTAGGATATGGAACTTCTGACATATTCACGATCACTCATCGGAACGTAAGCTGCCATGAGCTCCTCCGGAAAAACAGGGGATTCAGCCTCAACTATCCATCAATATCGGTCACATTCAAGGACAAAGCCACCAGGAAGATGATCCGAAGGCGGGTCACGAATGTGGGGGACCCGCACTCGGTCTACACCGTGGAAGTGGAGGAGCCCGAGGGGGTGAGGGTCCGGGTCAGGCCAAGACGGCTCGTGTTCGAGCACAAGAACCAGGTCCTGAGCTACCGAGTTTGGTTCATTTCCAGGACGATGGGAGTGAAGTCTTCTGAAGGACAGCTGACTTGGGTCCACTCTGAGAACAGAGTCAGAAGTCCCGTTTCAGTGACTTGGAAGCACAAGTGA